A genomic region of Sulfobacillus acidophilus DSM 10332 contains the following coding sequences:
- a CDS encoding major facilitator superfamily MFS_1 (PFAM: Major Facilitator Superfamily~InterPro IPR011701~KEGG: pth:PTH_1879 hypothetical protein~PFAM: Major facilitator superfamily MFS-1~SPTR: Efflux transporter-like protein) translates to MAVRERLQSQLSLTVILGLAEFARGALTVSLLAHFVTGPLKAPITVVGWALSSHYFLDTVFRSPAGWLVDRLGPSTVLSVGLALEVVALVGVMHTRHWPWVILWVSVLGIGTASHWPSVVTGTNRLSKRGARAQSMSVIFAAWLLGSGLGPIVINFFLRGFDQTAFAILIGGDALALALTLLVTHPELNPKPVERPHRWWQSLGLLWPYRTLLPGMMIQNMTLGILLPVLEPYVNRVLHLSHGQFAELLAGGGLITVALLWPMGRFTDRLGIRFPLIGGLFMAAGALVGIMVTRHFLALVGLGGVLGLSYAMILPAWNAFLGRMIPTAVEGSLWGLFMTVEGFGMALGPIIGTRLFEWGVWAPFAFSAAVLGMMGIFYWAYPLMPAQRT, encoded by the coding sequence ATGGCCGTTCGTGAACGCCTCCAATCCCAACTTTCCTTAACCGTCATTTTGGGGCTGGCCGAGTTTGCCCGCGGGGCTTTAACGGTTTCGTTACTGGCCCATTTTGTCACCGGCCCGCTAAAAGCCCCCATTACCGTGGTCGGGTGGGCCCTATCGAGCCATTATTTTCTTGATACGGTGTTTCGCAGCCCGGCCGGGTGGCTGGTGGATCGGTTAGGACCGTCCACCGTATTGTCGGTGGGCTTGGCCTTGGAAGTGGTGGCGTTAGTGGGGGTGATGCACACCCGCCATTGGCCGTGGGTCATTCTCTGGGTATCGGTGCTCGGCATCGGCACCGCGTCTCATTGGCCGTCGGTGGTGACCGGAACCAACCGGCTCAGCAAGCGGGGCGCTCGCGCCCAGTCGATGAGCGTCATATTTGCCGCTTGGCTATTGGGCTCAGGACTCGGACCGATTGTGATTAATTTCTTTTTACGGGGGTTTGACCAGACCGCGTTTGCGATTTTGATCGGCGGCGACGCCTTGGCTTTAGCGCTAACGCTTTTGGTGACTCATCCCGAACTGAATCCGAAGCCGGTCGAGCGGCCGCACCGATGGTGGCAAAGCCTAGGGCTCTTGTGGCCGTATCGGACGCTCTTGCCCGGTATGATGATTCAAAACATGACCTTGGGTATTTTGTTGCCGGTGTTGGAGCCCTATGTGAACCGGGTTTTGCATCTCAGCCATGGTCAATTTGCTGAGCTTTTGGCCGGGGGCGGGTTGATTACGGTGGCCCTCTTGTGGCCGATGGGGCGGTTCACCGATCGGTTGGGGATCCGCTTTCCGCTCATCGGCGGTCTTTTTATGGCTGCCGGGGCCCTCGTCGGCATCATGGTGACGCGCCATTTTTTGGCCCTCGTGGGCTTAGGTGGTGTCTTAGGGCTTTCGTATGCCATGATTTTACCGGCCTGGAACGCATTTTTGGGACGCATGATTCCCACCGCGGTCGAAGGGTCTCTTTGGGGGCTTTTTATGACGGTGGAAGGTTTCGGCATGGCCCTTGGTCCGATTATCGGGACGCGGTTGTTTGAATGGGGAGTATGGGCGCCCTTTGCTTTTTCGGCGGCCGTGCTCGGGATGATGGGAATCTTTTATTGGGCCTATCCTTTAATGCCGGCCCAGCGAACGTAA
- a CDS encoding Uncharacterized protein family UPF0029, Impact, N-terminal protein (PFAM: Uncharacterized protein family UPF0029~TIGRFAM: uncharacterized protein, YigZ family~COGs: COG1739 conserved hypothetical protein~InterPro IPR001498~KEGG: cpo:COPRO5265_0153 Xaa-Pro dipeptidase~PFAM: Uncharacterised protein family UPF0029, Impact, N-terminal~SPTR: Xaa-Pro dipeptidase) yields the protein MTTVYESKPAEIVIQRSRFIGQAFYFPSDHGLADRLEAMAMQFPKATHYTWAYRIDPGQKRASDAGEPQGTAGAPMLHVLEHEGWESTLVVVIRYFGGIKLGRGGLVHAYQETARLALQHVTPAKLVWARPVSLVLDYAEYARRESLLRTSLQDMTVTFGTQVTVNGWVSADDGSENAWHALPFKTVGDPMPRRFPIA from the coding sequence ATGACAACCGTTTACGAGTCGAAACCGGCGGAAATCGTGATTCAACGGTCCCGTTTTATCGGCCAGGCGTTTTATTTCCCGTCGGATCACGGCCTAGCCGACCGTTTAGAGGCCATGGCGATGCAATTTCCGAAAGCCACGCATTATACCTGGGCCTACCGGATCGACCCCGGACAAAAGCGCGCCTCGGATGCCGGCGAACCGCAGGGCACCGCCGGCGCCCCGATGTTGCACGTTTTGGAACACGAAGGGTGGGAATCGACCCTGGTGGTGGTCATCCGCTATTTTGGGGGAATTAAACTCGGACGGGGCGGTCTCGTCCACGCCTATCAGGAAACGGCCCGCCTCGCCCTCCAACACGTGACGCCGGCAAAATTAGTCTGGGCCCGTCCGGTCAGCCTGGTGCTGGATTATGCCGAATATGCGCGCCGGGAATCCCTACTCCGGACGAGCCTCCAGGATATGACGGTCACCTTTGGGACCCAAGTCACCGTAAATGGCTGGGTGTCGGCCGACGATGGGTCGGAAAACGCCTGGCACGCCCTTCCCTTCAAAACCGTCGGGGACCCCATGCCCCGTCGCTTCCCGATAGCCTAG
- a CDS encoding Monogalactosyldiacylglycerol synthase (PFAM: Glycosyltransferase family 28 C-terminal domain; Monogalactosyldiacylglycerol (MGDG) synthase~COGs: COG0707 UDP-N-acetylglucosamine:LPS N-acetylglucosamine transferase~InterPro IPR009695:IPR001296~KEGG: tmr:Tmar_1675 monogalactosyldiacylglycerol synthase~PFAM: Monogalactosyldiacylglycerol synthase; Glycosyl transferase, group 1~SPTR: Monogalactosyldiacylglycerol synthase), which yields MEHSMAASEEAMQSLAQWIDWLPNHHDATLNSRPDVMVLAARYGDGHLRAAKAIGLALLLHNPAIKLGILDYYKFVNPRLDNMIRWVYLTSVRFAPDLWRWFYTATQRIDPESGTQKFLNSIGLEQFYRAISPKPPKVIISTYPTAAGVVSTLKKQGRLDVANYVVMTDYSIHSQWIHPAVDKYFVGGQDMLEALAARGISREKVVVSGIPVDSRFREPVDAVRVRQQLGIGEEPVILFMGGSYMPLPEFSHVLSQIDRVTAPHVTVVVAGREENRKKLALQYQRDSKHPMVVLGYVNNVHELMGISSLLISKAGGLTTTEALCRGVPMLIYRPIPGQEDANAGYLVKHGAGILAKDQDDVSQMVEHLLTHPDDLRKMADRARELGHPDAADIVAEHTYQALLGREAHGRS from the coding sequence ATGGAACACTCAATGGCCGCATCCGAAGAGGCTATGCAAAGTCTGGCCCAGTGGATCGATTGGCTCCCCAATCATCACGACGCCACGTTAAATTCCCGGCCGGACGTGATGGTGCTGGCCGCCCGCTACGGGGATGGGCATCTTCGGGCTGCCAAAGCGATTGGGCTCGCCCTACTCCTCCATAATCCAGCCATCAAGCTGGGGATTTTGGACTACTATAAGTTTGTCAACCCGCGGCTGGATAACATGATTCGGTGGGTATATCTGACGAGTGTGCGGTTTGCGCCCGACTTATGGCGTTGGTTTTATACGGCGACCCAGCGCATCGATCCCGAATCGGGTACCCAAAAATTTCTCAATAGCATCGGACTCGAGCAGTTTTACCGGGCGATTTCCCCGAAACCGCCCAAAGTCATTATCTCGACTTATCCGACCGCGGCCGGCGTAGTCTCCACGCTTAAAAAGCAAGGGCGGCTGGATGTGGCCAATTATGTCGTGATGACCGACTACAGCATTCACTCGCAATGGATTCATCCGGCGGTGGATAAGTATTTTGTGGGCGGACAGGATATGTTGGAAGCCTTGGCAGCCCGCGGCATCAGCCGCGAAAAAGTGGTGGTATCGGGTATTCCGGTCGATAGCCGGTTTCGGGAGCCGGTGGATGCGGTGCGGGTACGCCAGCAACTGGGAATCGGTGAGGAACCCGTGATTTTGTTCATGGGAGGGTCGTATATGCCGTTACCGGAGTTCTCACATGTTTTGTCGCAAATTGATCGGGTGACGGCTCCCCATGTGACGGTGGTGGTGGCGGGACGCGAAGAAAATCGCAAAAAGCTGGCGTTACAATATCAAAGGGACTCCAAACATCCCATGGTGGTGTTGGGATACGTCAATAACGTCCACGAATTGATGGGCATTTCGTCGCTGTTAATCAGCAAAGCCGGCGGACTGACCACCACGGAAGCGCTCTGTCGGGGGGTGCCGATGCTGATTTATCGTCCAATTCCGGGTCAAGAAGACGCCAACGCCGGGTATTTGGTGAAACATGGGGCGGGGATTCTGGCCAAAGACCAAGATGATGTATCGCAAATGGTGGAGCATTTGCTGACCCATCCGGATGACCTTCGGAAAATGGCCGACCGGGCACGCGAATTGGGGCATCCGGATGCCGCCGATATCGTCGCCGAACATACTTATCAAGCGTTGCTGGGTCGAGAAGCGCATGGCCGTTCGTGA
- a CDS encoding major facilitator superfamily MFS_1 (PFAM: Major Facilitator Superfamily~TIGRFAM: drug resistance transporter, EmrB/QacA subfamily~COGs: COG2814 Arabinose efflux permease~InterPro IPR011701~KEGG: gym:GYMC10_2985 drug resistance transporter, EmrB/QacA subfamily~PFAM: Major facilitator superfamily MFS-1~SPTR: Drug resistance transporter, EmrB/QacA subfamily): protein MQSRHTRKWWILSVVTLVAFVTNLDGTIVVVGLPRMIEGLHVSMTTGLWTLTSYIITSTVFLLPAGRWSDLIGRKKIFLSGLLIFTGSTFLCGIAPTGSFLLAFRFVQGMGAALALATATPIIVSTFPPQQLGRALGINSTSWVMGSIVGPVAGGLLVGTLGWRWVFFVAIPFALIGVVGSMIVLKDTASTPSVPTDWVGALTFGLGLLSLLLALSFGPKWGWFSTREVGLGLLTTLAFIAFIEIERRLPHPLFNLGLLAHPHYRSGLLITLSYSIGFFATTFLLTLYVQGALHRSPVEAGLLLVPLSAPQLVMGPLGGAWADRYGPSRLIALGIIGMAGGTFWLGHLSTAYRVWTIVLPLLLISASNGLAWPSLTKAVMSAAPRDKSGSASGMFFSFRNVGMALSLTVALVVAAASLPPALASQIYVGTGHVLNSRLAASLVHATNTGFQVFVGFYALAFVALLPFFRRRSDAVRPSAPPLP, encoded by the coding sequence TTGCAATCGCGTCACACGCGAAAATGGTGGATTTTATCGGTCGTCACGTTAGTGGCGTTTGTCACGAATTTAGACGGGACGATTGTTGTCGTCGGGCTTCCCCGTATGATTGAGGGGTTACACGTCAGCATGACCACCGGCCTATGGACCCTCACATCATATATTATTACCAGTACCGTCTTTTTACTGCCGGCCGGCCGGTGGTCTGACCTTATTGGCCGAAAAAAGATATTTCTATCCGGTCTCCTAATTTTTACCGGCTCGACTTTTTTATGCGGCATCGCACCCACAGGTTCTTTTTTATTGGCGTTTCGCTTTGTCCAAGGGATGGGTGCCGCGTTGGCCTTGGCTACCGCCACCCCCATTATCGTCAGCACCTTTCCTCCCCAACAATTAGGGCGCGCGTTAGGCATCAATTCCACGTCTTGGGTCATGGGGTCCATTGTCGGGCCGGTGGCCGGGGGATTATTGGTGGGAACGCTGGGCTGGCGGTGGGTGTTTTTTGTGGCCATTCCGTTTGCGTTAATAGGCGTTGTGGGATCGATGATCGTCCTGAAAGACACGGCTTCGACCCCCTCGGTCCCCACCGATTGGGTGGGCGCCCTCACTTTTGGCCTCGGATTATTGAGTCTCTTGTTGGCTCTGTCGTTCGGACCCAAGTGGGGTTGGTTTTCGACTCGCGAAGTCGGCCTGGGTCTTCTGACCACTCTGGCCTTCATCGCCTTCATTGAAATCGAACGAAGGCTACCGCATCCCCTCTTCAATCTCGGTTTGTTGGCCCATCCCCATTATCGGTCCGGCCTTTTAATTACCCTCAGTTACTCGATCGGGTTTTTTGCCACCACCTTCTTATTGACCCTCTATGTACAGGGGGCGTTACATCGAAGTCCGGTCGAAGCCGGTCTCCTGCTGGTTCCGTTATCCGCCCCGCAACTCGTCATGGGCCCGTTAGGCGGCGCCTGGGCCGATCGCTACGGGCCCTCGCGCCTCATCGCCCTCGGCATCATCGGAATGGCTGGGGGGACCTTTTGGCTGGGTCATTTGTCCACCGCCTACCGCGTCTGGACCATCGTGCTGCCGCTGCTCTTGATCTCGGCCTCGAACGGGCTGGCCTGGCCCTCGCTCACCAAAGCGGTGATGTCCGCGGCGCCGCGCGACAAATCCGGTTCGGCCTCCGGGATGTTCTTCAGCTTTCGGAATGTGGGGATGGCCCTATCCCTCACCGTCGCCCTGGTGGTGGCCGCGGCCAGTTTGCCCCCGGCCTTGGCCTCCCAAATTTATGTCGGCACCGGTCATGTTCTGAACTCCCGTCTAGCCGCCTCGTTAGTCCACGCCACGAATACCGGTTTTCAAGTCTTTGTCGGTTTCTATGCCCTTGCTTTCGTCGCGTTGTTACCGTTCTTTCGGAGGCGTTCCGACGCCGTTCGTCCATCGGCCCCGCCACTTCCATAA
- a CDS encoding Long-chain-fatty-acid--CoA ligase (PFAM: AMP-binding enzyme~COGs: COG1022 Long-chain acyl-CoA synthetase (AMP-forming)~InterPro IPR000873~KEGG: rxy:Rxyl_2060 AMP-dependent synthetase and ligase~PFAM: AMP-dependent synthetase/ligase~PRIAM: Long-chain-fatty-acid--CoA ligase~SPTR: AMP-dependent synthetase and ligase) has product MEHTNLVALIFGAIERHPQHVAQRYWNGQTWQDRTFRELGDVIRQTAEGLKSLGVSPGERVAIMAKTRPEWIIADLAIQSLGAVTVPIYPSTPQEQVTYVVEDADIHRAIVESPDMADKWPPSVTIRWMTGDPVQRMDQWWGDRVPSLTPYPSRRSDLATIVYTSGTTGLPKGVMLTHGNLLANIEAILALRATSPAFTVTREDVALSFLPLSHILERMVHLLFLSQGVTIAYAESPERIPANLREIRPTVMVAVPRIFEKLYAAILDQMTRAGGVKRRLFDWAIRQGIRRYERFWQWGGSRPVWGWADRWADRLVYRRIRQAVGGRLRFVISGGAALNPVIGQFFYAVGIPVIEGYGLTETAPVLAVNWPDRPRYGTVGRPLPEVTLQLAPDGEILARGPNITPGYWNRPEETQEAFQDGWFHTGDLGEWTPDGFLRVTDRKKYIIVLSTGKNVAPQAVEQKLLLSPWIEQAVVLGNRQKYVAALLYLNPEKVQEWARLHHRDAPSYPELLQDAELSAFMMQEVERVTADLAPFERPKKVAFLPHELTEAAGELTPSLKVKMNVVEERYRSLIDTLFESVPVVGGRKG; this is encoded by the coding sequence GTGGAACACACCAATTTGGTGGCTTTGATTTTCGGCGCGATTGAACGCCACCCCCAGCATGTGGCCCAGCGTTATTGGAATGGCCAAACCTGGCAAGACCGGACATTTCGGGAATTGGGGGATGTCATCCGCCAAACGGCCGAAGGGTTGAAAAGCCTGGGCGTGAGTCCGGGGGAACGGGTCGCGATTATGGCCAAAACCCGGCCGGAGTGGATCATAGCCGATTTGGCGATTCAGTCTCTGGGGGCGGTAACGGTGCCGATTTATCCGAGCACTCCCCAAGAACAAGTGACGTATGTGGTCGAAGATGCCGACATTCACCGGGCCATCGTGGAATCGCCCGATATGGCGGACAAATGGCCCCCCTCGGTGACCATTCGCTGGATGACGGGCGACCCGGTACAACGCATGGATCAATGGTGGGGGGATCGCGTGCCGTCCTTGACACCCTACCCGAGTCGGCGGTCGGATTTGGCCACTATCGTATATACGTCCGGAACGACCGGACTCCCGAAAGGGGTCATGCTCACCCACGGCAATCTTTTAGCCAATATCGAGGCAATTTTAGCGCTACGCGCCACATCTCCGGCGTTTACCGTGACGAGGGAGGATGTGGCGTTATCCTTTTTGCCCCTGTCCCACATTCTCGAGCGCATGGTTCATTTATTGTTTTTAAGCCAAGGGGTCACGATCGCCTATGCCGAGTCTCCCGAACGGATTCCCGCCAACCTCCGCGAAATACGGCCCACGGTGATGGTGGCGGTTCCTCGTATTTTTGAGAAACTTTATGCCGCCATTTTGGACCAAATGACCCGGGCCGGAGGGGTTAAACGGCGTCTCTTTGATTGGGCCATTCGACAGGGGATCCGCCGATATGAGAGGTTTTGGCAATGGGGCGGGTCCCGACCGGTATGGGGGTGGGCGGACCGTTGGGCCGATCGGCTGGTTTACCGACGCATTCGACAGGCGGTCGGCGGGCGGCTCCGTTTCGTCATCTCCGGCGGCGCGGCCTTAAACCCGGTGATTGGTCAGTTTTTTTATGCCGTGGGGATCCCGGTTATTGAAGGTTATGGTTTGACCGAAACCGCCCCCGTATTGGCCGTCAATTGGCCTGACCGTCCGCGATACGGCACGGTGGGCCGGCCGTTACCCGAGGTTACCCTGCAGTTGGCCCCGGACGGCGAAATTTTGGCGCGCGGGCCCAATATTACTCCCGGCTATTGGAATCGGCCGGAGGAAACGCAAGAGGCCTTTCAAGACGGGTGGTTTCATACCGGCGACCTGGGCGAGTGGACGCCGGACGGTTTTCTGCGGGTGACCGATCGCAAAAAATATATCATAGTGTTGTCGACCGGAAAAAATGTGGCTCCGCAGGCCGTCGAGCAAAAATTGCTGCTCAGTCCCTGGATTGAACAAGCGGTCGTATTGGGTAATCGCCAAAAGTATGTCGCGGCCCTTCTATATCTTAATCCCGAGAAAGTCCAAGAGTGGGCCCGCCTGCATCATCGGGACGCGCCGTCATACCCCGAATTACTTCAGGATGCCGAGCTTTCGGCTTTTATGATGCAGGAGGTGGAACGCGTGACGGCCGACCTGGCGCCGTTTGAACGTCCGAAAAAAGTGGCCTTTCTGCCTCACGAATTAACTGAAGCCGCCGGCGAACTTACGCCCTCGTTAAAAGTGAAAATGAACGTGGTCGAAGAGCGCTACCGTTCGTTGATTGACACGCTTTTCGAATCGGTGCCGGTCGTCGGAGGGCGAAAAGGGTAG
- a CDS encoding heavy metal translocating P-type ATPase (PFAM: E1-E2 ATPase; Heavy-metal-associated domain; haloacid dehalogenase-like hydrolase~TIGRFAM: copper-(or silver)-translocating P-type ATPase; heavy metal translocating P-type ATPase; ATPase, P-type (transporting), HAD superfamily, subfamily IC~COGs: COG2217 Cation transport ATPase~InterProIPR006121:IPR008250:IPR005834:IPR006403:IPR 006416:IPR001757~KEGG: sth:STH2616 putative copper-transporting ATPase~PFAM: ATPase, P-type, ATPase-associated region; Heavy metal transport/detoxification protein; Haloacid dehalogenase-like hydrolase~PRIAM: Copper-exporting ATPase~SPTR: Putative copper-transporting ATPase;~TIGRFAM: ATPase, P-type, heavy metal translocating; ATPase, P type, cation/copper-transporter; ATPase, P-type, K/Mg/Cd/Cu/Zn/Na/Ca/Na/H-transporter) encodes MAVTPESQNDQTVTVEIGGMTCASCALSIEKALNHLPGVGRAEVNLALERADIRFDPATAPIPELVDTITQLGYTVRQDSITLMVPGMDEEPLRERAEQVAQRITGVVAARGNLATGTLTVDFLRGVVEIPEIIARLADAGITARVVGNDQMDARALEMAESRQRLVSAVILTVPIWLAMLHTMTGLGPRWLGEPWVLAVLATAVEWGPGFPFIKRAYLNLRHKNANMDVLVAVGTLAAWGLSLYDLKVHGPLYFDSSATVITLVLVGKYLESVAKGRTGQALTELLALRPASARRQTASGDWESVAVELIQVGDRVQLRAGDRVPVDGRVLEGHSAVDESMLTGEPWPVPKGPGDPVTAGTMNGSGTLVMEAQRVGRDTALAQIVRVVEMAQAHKAPVQRLADRIANVFVPTVMTIALLTFLGWGLATHDWRASALIAVAVLVVACPCALGLATPTAVMVGSGLAARQGILFRSAEALERASQVDIVAFDKTGTLTVGRPEVEEILTAPGVSAGELMAWAAAIEKASSHPLARAVLSYAEDHRLAVPEGESIYTEPGQGMVGYIGSQEILVGNLKLLTAYGVIPDETVIRKVDQRLKSGASAIWVAQDGQWRGVVVVADTLRPEARDTVKRLQRQGLDVALLTGDQKETAHSVAQRLGIHRVAAELLPEAKAETVREWQAAGHRVLMVGDGINDAPALATADVGVAIGTGTDVAIESADITLLGDDLSGVVRMLVIARKSLGKIRQNLFWAMIYNVLMIPLAAFGFLSPMVAGAAMAFSSVSVVSNSLLLRMARLPRTRQRPLAKPS; translated from the coding sequence ATGGCGGTGACACCCGAATCTCAGAACGACCAGACCGTAACGGTCGAAATCGGCGGTATGACATGCGCCAGTTGTGCGCTTAGCATCGAAAAGGCGTTAAACCATCTACCCGGAGTCGGCCGGGCAGAAGTCAATCTGGCCTTGGAACGAGCCGATATTCGGTTTGATCCGGCGACCGCCCCCATTCCCGAGTTAGTGGACACGATCACCCAGTTGGGCTATACGGTACGGCAAGATTCGATAACCTTGATGGTGCCCGGGATGGACGAGGAACCGCTTCGCGAACGGGCCGAACAGGTTGCCCAACGCATTACCGGGGTGGTTGCGGCCCGCGGGAACTTGGCAACCGGTACGCTCACGGTAGATTTTCTGCGGGGGGTCGTCGAGATCCCGGAGATTATCGCGCGCTTGGCCGACGCGGGGATTACCGCCCGGGTAGTGGGCAATGACCAAATGGATGCCCGTGCGCTGGAGATGGCCGAATCGCGTCAGCGGCTGGTCAGTGCGGTCATTTTGACGGTACCGATCTGGCTCGCCATGCTCCATACCATGACCGGTCTCGGACCGCGGTGGCTCGGGGAGCCGTGGGTATTGGCCGTTCTGGCGACGGCCGTCGAATGGGGACCGGGTTTTCCGTTTATCAAACGGGCTTATCTCAATTTACGACATAAAAATGCCAATATGGACGTGTTGGTGGCAGTAGGCACATTGGCGGCGTGGGGTTTGTCGCTCTATGATTTGAAGGTTCACGGGCCGTTATATTTTGATTCGTCCGCCACCGTCATCACGTTGGTGTTAGTCGGTAAATACTTGGAGTCGGTGGCCAAAGGCCGTACCGGTCAGGCGCTGACGGAGCTTTTGGCGTTACGCCCGGCATCGGCACGGCGGCAGACCGCGTCCGGCGACTGGGAATCGGTCGCGGTCGAATTGATTCAGGTCGGGGACCGGGTGCAGTTACGGGCGGGTGACCGGGTGCCGGTCGATGGTCGTGTGTTGGAAGGTCACAGTGCGGTCGACGAATCCATGCTCACAGGAGAACCCTGGCCTGTACCGAAGGGGCCGGGCGATCCGGTTACGGCAGGCACCATGAACGGCTCCGGCACATTGGTAATGGAAGCCCAGCGGGTTGGACGGGACACGGCCTTGGCGCAAATTGTACGGGTCGTGGAAATGGCGCAAGCGCATAAGGCGCCGGTGCAGCGCTTGGCCGATCGCATCGCCAACGTCTTTGTCCCTACGGTGATGACGATTGCCCTGTTGACGTTTTTAGGGTGGGGACTCGCAACGCACGACTGGCGTGCCAGCGCCTTAATTGCGGTCGCGGTGCTGGTGGTGGCTTGCCCCTGTGCCCTCGGGTTGGCGACACCCACGGCGGTCATGGTCGGCTCCGGATTGGCGGCCCGCCAGGGGATTTTGTTTCGCAGCGCGGAGGCGCTCGAGCGGGCGAGCCAGGTGGACATTGTGGCATTTGACAAAACCGGTACCTTAACGGTGGGGCGTCCGGAAGTCGAAGAGATTCTGACCGCGCCGGGTGTGTCGGCGGGAGAGCTCATGGCCTGGGCAGCGGCGATTGAAAAGGCATCCAGCCATCCCCTGGCTCGAGCTGTGCTGAGCTATGCCGAAGACCATCGATTGGCCGTTCCCGAGGGCGAAAGTATTTATACGGAACCGGGCCAAGGAATGGTGGGTTATATTGGCAGCCAAGAGATTTTGGTCGGGAATTTAAAGCTTCTCACGGCTTATGGGGTCATACCCGACGAAACGGTCATCCGAAAAGTCGATCAGCGGCTTAAATCCGGTGCCAGTGCCATTTGGGTCGCTCAGGACGGTCAATGGCGGGGAGTCGTGGTGGTGGCCGATACGCTGCGACCGGAGGCGCGGGACACGGTTAAACGGCTCCAACGGCAGGGGCTCGACGTGGCCCTTTTGACCGGCGATCAAAAAGAGACCGCCCACAGTGTCGCCCAACGTCTCGGTATTCACCGCGTGGCGGCGGAATTGCTACCGGAAGCCAAGGCCGAGACCGTGCGGGAATGGCAAGCCGCCGGACACCGCGTATTGATGGTCGGCGACGGCATTAACGATGCGCCCGCTTTGGCCACGGCCGACGTCGGGGTAGCCATCGGGACGGGTACCGATGTTGCGATCGAATCGGCGGATATCACCCTTTTAGGCGATGATTTGTCCGGCGTCGTCCGCATGTTGGTGATTGCCCGCAAAAGCTTAGGTAAAATTCGTCAAAACCTCTTCTGGGCGATGATTTATAACGTGCTCATGATTCCGTTAGCCGCTTTCGGTTTCTTGTCGCCGATGGTGGCCGGCGCGGCGATGGCGTTTAGCTCGGTCTCGGTGGTGTCCAATTCCTTGCTGCTGCGGATGGCACGACTGCCTCGAACGCGTCAAAGACCGCTGGCCAAACCCTCGTAG